A region of Lycium barbarum isolate Lr01 chromosome 1, ASM1917538v2, whole genome shotgun sequence DNA encodes the following proteins:
- the LOC132617089 gene encoding protein AGENET DOMAIN (AGD)-CONTAINING P1-like yields the protein MTHLEEQHQSRIDMMSKAIKSIAFKKQQTTKAFQKGDEVEVASQEHGFIGSYYTATIVSSIGAYHYKVKYKTLLTNDQSAPLEEIVSVSEVRPVPPDQHEIMLKNNLRLYDMIDVFDNDGWWFGLITGKIGSKYSVYFPTTGDQIAYPPDVLRFHQEWSNGKWIFLPRQGKMFGLY from the coding sequence ATGACTCATTTAGAGGAACAGCACCAGTCAAGAATTGATATGATGTCAAAGGCAATAAAATCAATAGCattcaagaaacaacaaacaacaaAAGCATTCCAAAAGGGTGATGAAGTTGAAGTAGCAAGTCAAGAACATGGCTTCATAGGTTCTTATTACACAGCAACTATTGTTTCTTCCATTGGCGCTTATCATTACAAAGTCAAGTACAAAACTTTATTGACCAATGATCAATCCGCGCCACTAGAGGAAATTGTTTCTGTCTCAGAGGTCCGCCCTGTGCCACCTGATCAACatgaaataatgttaaaaaataacCTCCGTCTGTATGATATGATTGATGTGTTTGACAATGATGGCTGGTGGTTCGGGCTTATCACGGGGAAAATTGGATCAAAGTACTCTGTGTATTTTCCTACAACTGGGGATCAAATTGCATATCCTCCTGATGTGTTGAGATTTCATCAAGAATGGTCTAACGGCAAGTGGATATTTCTTCCGAGGCAAGGAAAGATGTTTGGCTTGTACTGA
- the LOC132601668 gene encoding U-box domain-containing protein 35-like, with the protein MSGEIEEIGEDSKSTTINSIDADIKDVYVAVGKNDLHVLQWALDHAISPSFRICLVHIFPLINYIPTPVGKLSRSQLSQEQVQVYINEENNRRKNLLEKYIRLCNDAKVPVDTMLVESNSPAKALLDLIPIVNITSLVIGNRPSRSARRARKGRDIGEYVKKNAPDFCEVKVVGQVQKPKQGFNQAQPEIARNSERNFLECICFSGKFY; encoded by the exons ATGTCTGGGGAAATCGAAGAGATCGGAGAAGATAGCAAGAGTACTACAATAAACAGCATAGATGCAGATATTAAAGATGTTTATGTAGCTGTTGGCAAAAATGACTTGCATGTTCTTCAATGGGCACTTGATCATGCTATTTCCCCCAGTTTTCGCATCTGCCTCGTGCACATTTTTCCTCTCATTAACTACATCCCTACACCAG TTGGGAAGTTATCAAGAAGCCAATTGAGCCAAGAGCAAGTGCAAGTCTACATCAATGAAGAGAATAACAGGAGGAAGAATCTCTTGGAGAAATACATTCGCCTATGCAACGATGCCAAA GTACCTGTTGATACTATGCTTGTGGAGAGCAATTCACCAGCCAAAGCATTACTTGACCTTATTCCTATTGTCAATATTACCAGCCTTGTCATTGGAAATAGACCATCGCGTTCCGCAAG GCGAGCGAGGAAGGGACGAGATATAGGAGAGTATGTTAAAAAGAATGCACCAGATTTCTGTGAGGTTAAAGTTGTTGGCCAAGTGCAGAAGCCAAAACAGGGTTTTAATCAAGCGCAGCCTGAAATTGCAAGAAATTCTGAAAGGAATTTCCTTGAATGCATATGCTTTTCTGGCAAGTTCTACTGA